AACAATAAAAACCTGGAAATTATCAGCGCGAAAATTGATACACTGGTGCCCCTAAACTTTATTTTACCCAATCTGCGGTGACGGCTGGGGCATAATGCAGGGTATATCAAGTTTAAATCTTAAAAAGAATAATGTAAATAGCGTTGAACTATAGTACGGTTTTACGATTAATTTTTAACGAATTACTGTTATTAGGTTTACAATAGCATTAATGAAGGAtaatcttaatttcttctttatttcataaTTTCCCCAGGCCCCATTTCCAAGAGCCCCTGCAACTAGcatggaaatgatggattccctcGGATTCAGTTCTCTGATTATGCTGTACACCGAGTGATACAAAGGCATCAGAGGTGACCTTACTTGCTGTGTAAACTAGAGCAAGCAGAGTCCAGTGACACTAAAGATGATTTCAGCTAAGGACAGGGTAAGACAGAGTTATAGTTTGGTACGATGAAATCCTTACAGTTTGTAGAGTGCAAATAAGGTGCGGCATTTTAGGTGTGGTACCTCTAACTCCATTGATATTGAGTTCGGGCAAAGTGGGCAGGGTCTTGAAGTAGAGGGATGTTGTGGGGTAAAAATTTATCAAAATGAACAGTTGAGATTTTAAGTAAATTATTGATAAAACTTTTTCCAATCTAGCTAATAGTGAAGGAACAGGAAGGACGCCTAAGAGGTTCCCAACGTCATTTCTTATTGCCCTTGCGTAGTGCAGACGGCTTAACAGAAATACATTCACCTTGCGATTGTTCGAATTCTTGAATTTTATGTGGTCGATATACAAATTTTCATGAAGCGAGTGAAAATGCCTATTTTACCCTTTATTATTTTATGCATTTCACTGAAATCCGCTGTGCTTCGTAATGTTTGATTCCAACAAATCCGAGGTTTGCAAATGTATTGGGTGAGACATTACTATGTATATTTGAAGATTCATTTAATGCGGTCCCACACAGGTTTAGAGTCATATAGACACGTGAATATACTATGTACCTTACATAACAAACAAATTATGGCGCACTTAAGTGGAGTACGTTTCGATAATGAATTTTCACTCGTAGGTATTTGCTTTGTCAAAATGGGCAGGTTATCTTTGAGCTCATACGTACTTCTGTATTACTTACCATTAAACTCCacgtttttccatttcataacctTACTATTAACGATTTATTTCATTGAAAGATTGGATGTTAAATAAAAAAGTCACACTCCTAAATCATTCTATACAGGCACAATACCAATGCCTTAAGAGTGGAACGCGCATATTTACTGAGAAAACTTGCGTCCGTATTATTTGATATTACCAAGTTTCACTGCAGACTCTCCATACCTTGGCTAAAAATCTTTAATTGTTATTCATCGTAGTTGTTACTGTACTTGTTGCAGCACGTGCAATGGCAGTTTGAgttatatgcaaaaaaaaaaaaaaggaataatagcTTCGGACTATTTAATATCCCTCTTAAAATTAGTAAACGTGATcagtgcagaatatatatatatatatatatatatatatatatatatatatatatatatatatatatatatatatatatatatatatatatatatgagggaaagagaagacaaaggagtaggaggaggattgGCCATCTTCATGAAAGACAACCATAAGTTACAGGAAATAGTGGCACATTCAAATGATACAATTGATACATGGGAGAGAGACTGCGAAAGGAATGCATACTGAGCGACAATATATAACTGGAACACGTATGTAATGTTACTGAGTAACGATTGCAAGTGAATGATAATACATGTACCATCCTGTAAAGTACCACAGAAGATAATCAAGAAGCAAATGGACGTCTTCATATAGAGGAGAAACTACCAAAGAGGCAATaacggttttagggaaaggagatgTATATGGAAGAGGGGGGTCATTTACAGAGAAAAGAGAAGGCTAGGTAGATTGTCGTTATCTCGACTGCCGGAAACATTTGACGCTCTACCACAGGAGGTTCGTAAATAAGCTGGGTGTTCGGTTAGAAATTAGCGAACATTATTTTAGCAGAAAAGAGCGAGGATATTGTCAGAATCCTTCTAGAAATGGGTTGAAGTCAACAGTGGAATGTTATAGGGTTCTCTgcgtgaatgacttgccagaaggattggagcctatgtttgcggatgatgccaggaTGATTCCATCAGGAATTTAAACGTGGAGGATTTTATCAGCTACAAGTGGACCTAGACGAACGCGCCAATGTTTGAAATTCAACCCGCGTAAACGTAGAATATTAATGGAACGCTGCGAAATAAGGTCTTGATATAAATTTTACTTGAGAGATAAGCTGCAGGGATCTGTGTTTGAGGGACTTGGAAGTCGACATTGTTCCTAAACCGTTGCCAGAATCTCATCTTGGGgaagagtaaaggagacaaaccaTGCTTGCAGATGCTGAAATAGCAATGAAATCTGTATACAGTTCACATCATCCTGCGATAGGACAAAACCTGGTCACCGTCGCActgaaagaagcacaaagaaacaTTAGAGAACGTCCAAACGAGAGCaccaaagatgataccagaattaagagagctgtgtTATATGGAAGGGTTTAGAGGCCTAAAATTTATtccccatggaagagagaagagtaaggggtgacattATCACAACCTTTGATATTGTGAAGCAGTGTGATGACGGAGACAACAAATGGTTCATCGAAAATTACAGGGATAGAACAACAAGAGCACGTAACTTGAAacaaagcaagaaacttgttaaaaaaaagacgCAAAGAGATGCTTTCACAGCATATAAGTACTGGACGAATAGGAAACCGTGTATATGTTTGAAAACCGTATGATAtatgagaaagtttaagagaccGGTTACCGCGAGAGTAGAACCAGCATCCCAAACAGGACAGAAAGTTAATACACAGACCAACAAACAGACAGATACTCATTGTAATGTAAATAAGGTAGCATAGTTGAGCGGTTGGTTATTATTTCACAAAGCGAGAAACAGACACACTCCTCAATATAAATATGGTAGCGTGGCCGAGCGGTCTAAGGCGCTGGATTTAGGCTCCAGTCTCTGaggaggcgtgggttcgaatcccaccgctgCCAGATAGTTTTACGCGTATTTTCCCACGATCCCCCTGAGCCCACTGATTCTGATTGCGGTTCACCagatgtgaatgtatgtgtgtgacaTCCTGGATGTTATATGCCTTATAACACTATCTTGTGTAAGGTGTGTTGGCGATcagtgaattattatcattacaattagttattattattattattattattattattattattattattattattattattattattactgtattcACGTATCTCGTTTGTCGTAGTGGGCAACTGAGGGTCAGGTATGGATGGGGTAGGGAGAGGCTGGATatacttccctcctgtattatctctttaCAAATGTAGGAACCCAAGAAGGATCCAGTCAAGGATTTTGCATCGAAGGCTTAGACATCTGTTCCTGACGTTAGCTTATTGAGACAGGAATGATAAAGATATGtaattgtttatttatttgtgtACGGTTAGCGTCGCTTGCCGTTatgcattcacggaccgcccggggtcgagcgcatgtTGGAATCCTGACTGAGGCGGTCGATCGAgtctacccatatatatatatatatatatatatatatatatatatatatatatatatatatatatatatatatatatatatatatatttatttatttatttatttatttattcatttaattattttatttattttatcatactttgtcgctgtctcccgcgttagctaggtagcgcaaggaaacagacgaaagactgggcctaacccactcacatacatatgtatatgcatacacgtccaaacacgcacataaacatacctatacacttcaacgtatacttatatgtatatacatacacagacatatacatatatacacatgtacataattcctacttgctgcctttattcattctcgtcgccaccccgccacacatgaaatgacaaacccccccccccccccccgcatgcgcgctaggtagcgctaggataagacaacaaaggctgcattcgttcacactcagtctctagctgtcatgtataatgcaccgaaaccacagctccctttccacatccaggccccacaaaactttccatggtttaccccagactcatcgcatgccctggttcaatccattgacagcacgtcaaccccggtataccacatcgttccaattcactctattccttgcacgcctctcatcctcctcacccctcagcAGTCTTTGTGCCCATCACCTTTGTTAGGGATTGTGGCTAACTTGCTCTGTCAACCCTGATTGTTAAGAGAgatgatgatagtaacaataaagATGGTGACACAATTGacggtagtaataatgatgaaatgataaaagGCTAGACTCAGCTGAAAGGATAAGATTATCAGGAAAAAGgcatattattcatttattattcagaATACTGATACATTACCTTATGATGATAATCACTTTAAAGAAACTAACGGGATTATTTTAATTGTCCTCAaaagacaggtatatatatctTGGTCCAGACTcgaataaaaaaagatatcactGGAGAGGCATCCCAGGTAAATGACTCGGACGCTTGGCTCCGGTGACTTATCACGGGTTGGGTGAAAATGGTAAAAAATTGCCCCATCATATCGTCAGCCTTGccttatctaatttgcatattttcccGATTAATATGGTTTAATATTACTCGAGTAAAATTATAGAGCGTTATTTCTAAAGAGGATATAAATCATTGATGTAAAGGCACGAGACTTTATATAGACGCCTAGTCGCTGGCTCTCTGTCGTAACCGCTCACTATGCACCTTATTATCATGGTTTCTGTGAGCAGCCACTCACGTCTCACAGTGACACTAAAGTAATCAGTCTGTGTAGCGCTTCCGTGATGTGAgcttaaaaaaaatatgatccacatatatattaataataagcTTGAAATAACATGTATGTACACAAATTCAGTCTAGCTTCATACATTAATCTGAATGTAGTTTTTTCATCGTTTGCCCGAATTCCCAAGTGCATCTTTAATGTTCCTTAATGCGACCACCCTCACCTTTAGTTTGTAAGGAACAGCTGGCTGGCTAAACGTCAGGGGTATTGCAAGTGTTGTAGATCGCACAACAATTGTGTCTCGTTACAGAAATTTTTCTGTATACATGATAAACAAAAGTTCATGTTACAAAAATTATGCAAAGGACTATGTTACTTCCTGGTGATGTGTGTTTCATACAGCGGGAGACAAACTATGGTTAAACTACCAGTATTATGTAAGGAATGTTTGAGTTACGTGCAACGACCAGCTATTGCGGGTAAGCTTGCGTTTTACAGCTGGTGTTTGTATCTACTCTTCGCGGCTGACAGCCCTCAAAATGAACGTAAATTAGTAGTTTGCCATAGAAGAGTTGCGACCCCTAGGATCCACATGTGGTGGCTGTGTCTTCCGTGGATTGTTTGGGGTTGGAGAACTGAGCTGTGTAGGGTGAGATACCACGCTCTCCTCTCTGGTGTGTTCCTCAAGGAGACAATAGTAACGTGGACGCCATGTCGGTCATTCCCATATGAGGTTCCTGCAGATTGAAGGATGTGGTGTAGGATGCCATCCATGAGTCGTCTTTTGAGATGGAAAAACCTTGACGTGCGTCTGTCCGCCAAGTGAGGAGGGCTCATGTAGAACGCCTGTGGGTAGTTTCCGCCGGGAGAGCTTGCAACACTCGGGTTTTAAGCGTATCGAGCCATCACCTCTCGGGTCTACAGCGCCGTCTCTTCAGCGTCGGCAGTAATGTGTACGTCCGCCGGTACGATGATCTGCCTCGTAGGTTGCCTGCCAAGGAACAGCGGTCTAGATTAGAAACTACTTGGCAATGAATTTTTGCTAAATTTTTTTTGGTGGGAATGAGGACTATGGTTTCACTTGATGGAGTTACATGTTGATGTGCGATTTAGAAATTGTTGAGCATGCTGTGTGTTGTGGGTATATTGATGAAATTCATCTGGCTagcctcaccatgacattatttTAGAATTCTTGCCCCATGATTTACTACATTGAGAACATTGACCCTAACcataggaaatgaaaatgaaggatgtgtctgtgtgttagacTTTCCGTTTTCTAAATATTTATTCTTGATACATACCTGCTACCGGTATAGTATCATGCTTCTGTCTGTTTCCAGAAGAGGATAAGATGATGAAATTTACCCAAAAGAGTTTTATTTTGCCATATGGATGTATCTGTGTTTATTACGTCAGCAAACTATGAAGGACGTTTCCGTTATCGAATCAGACTCGGAAAACATTTGACTCGACTGATCATCATTCGTAGGTTCAATGTTGTTCATAACCTGGGCTTCCTTGTAGCTTGATTTCACAAATATTGAGATGCTAATTCTTCTATGATCATGTCATAAGGATAGTgattgggtgggaggtggggtaaaGTTATATATCTATAACTTGGTTTCATTTTGCGCCTGGCAGCCGCTGTACTCTCATGGATACAACAAAAGCGATATTTTCACCTTGGGAGTCGTAGGTTGACCTGGGAGCAGTCGTTAAGACGTAAGCAATCGTAAAAGGCATGCGTGTGAGGGTCGTAAGCTTAAATATGGGATTTAACGTCGGAAGGGAGATTTAGAGGAATTGAAACCAATCGtttgggatgatgataatgaaaagtgTATCTGAACCTTGTAGAGAGGGGGGCTGCCCTTCAGAGGTTTTCGAACATTGGGTGATGATTCAAGAGGGACGGAAGATAGAGCGAGCATACTTGTTGTGCCTCTCTGAGCTGTGGAAGCTGAGGGCGCCTCCGTCGTCAGAGTCGTTGCTGTCGGTGTCCGTGTAACTGCAGGAGGCTCCGTCCCGCTGGTAGATGACCTCCTCGTCCGATACGAAAGCTTCATTGGTGAAGTAGTGTATGGCTTGCGTGTCCCTGACGAATTCTGCCGAACGTCCGGGTCAAGTATTAGGTCATACACAGTTatgcatgaacatatatatatatatatatatatatatatatatatatatatatatatatatatatatatatatatatagtgtgtgtgtgtgtgtgtgtgtgtgtgtgtgtgtgtgtgttttggcttATGCAGAAGTCATATTTAGAGACTGGGTGAAGTACAGAGATACAAGACGTGTGTGTATTCGCAGTAACCCCTCACCTTGCTAAGCGTCACACCGCGTTTCCACCTGGCCTTACTTCAAGTTAGTCTAGGGGGCTTATTTTACTGGTCTTAACCACAAATTGATAGTCCAAAATAGCTGTTCAATTAACCTTTTTGTAGCTTGAATTACATACCTTCTTGGTATGGGTAGCTCAAAATTGGGGCTCACCTGTCACACTTTTCTCCATTGCAAGATCCAGCCTCACTAACCATCCTACACTGACCTTTGTCCCTCCCATATCGATGGCTTAACTGAACTTTCTTCCGACCCACATTGATGGTTCCAACTGACCTTTCCCCAACCCAAAGTGGCTTGGATCGACGATTCCCACGTCTGGGTCGTACTCCCTGAAGCCGCTCATGTCGAGACTCTGAAGAGGAAAGTTTTGGTTAACGAGGAACTCTTGCAGGGAATAAAActgaataaaaaaatatgtagctGTTTAGAAAGACAACATATATTATTGTAGATTAATGTAACGCCAGCACATCATTGTGTTAACATGGTAAAGTGTCATATAGAGGAATGCAGAGTAATTCAAACAGCACCAGAATATTGGGCCCTTTCGAAGCagtgtgatagtggaagaagCCACAAAAAGTATCACAAGCAAACAGGCCCTACTTCCTTTTCGTGGACAGGGCATGCGCCTCACAACCAACCCCaagcagttcatcctcccctttaggGATGGTCGATGAATTGGCACCTGGCGTAAGcgggagtgtgtatatgtgtatgtgtgcatgaagCAAGACGGCGTACTTACATCGATGAGAGacgggggcaacgcgagtgtaaaactcagaCCATttaaaacaacaattaatcaCATGCACACTAAATCATGCAAAacacaggtaatcacacacgcacTCACCTACTACATTTTCTCCCTTACACACTCAAAATTACGTGCATTTCCCTTCATAATTCTCATCACCTACACGCTTTTCCTGCAACTCTTACACatatacatcccccccccccctctcaaggTTACTTGCTCCTGTACACACCTTTATTTTTAAGTCATCTTTCCATTCATACACAGCCACAAAACTCCCCATACATAACTAGACATACCCTTCTCATACACCCACTTATAGTGGTTCTTAGTCACAGTTTCTCTTGTATTCTTCCCCCTCACTCATACATCTCATACATTGCTTTTCCAGTCCCTTCTTTTCTTACACGAATTTATTTTCGTTATGTTCTCACGTAAATATTGTCCTAAAAGCTGTACATAATAAGTCTTTGCGGTTTGATTCACTAACCTCGCTATCATCGTCCTGCGCTTCTTTGCCGACCTTGGGGAAGGGCATGGTGAACCTGCGGGAGTTGAGGGACCCCTGGGAAGCCAGAGACGTCCCCAGGCCCAGGATAGACACGTCACCTGAGGACCTACGGCGCTGGTCTTCACGTTTCTCCCACTGTTCCTTTTCGTACTGCTCGCGTGCCCTGTGGCGGAAGAAATACGTAGGTATGAGGGCAGTGTATCGTGAGAGCTGATCACCGTAGGAGCAAGAGCATAGAAGGGCGATGGGGAGGCGCCTGAGGAGGTGGTTAGGTTGGGAATATGATTAAGGGACGGTGCAGTatggagtaggtagtagttggagGTGTGGTCAAAGCTTGAGGGCAGCAGGGATATTTTCTAGCTAAGTTAATTCCGTAGATACACGTTTCATTTTTTGCACTGCGTAAGTCTCTTAACAGGGATTTAGTTTCATGTTATTCAGTGTTTACTAAAGATATTCTGCACGTCAGGAATGTTGTGCATGAACCATAACGACCATATCTatttcagaaagagagagagagagagagagagagagagagagagagagagagagagagagagagagagagagagagagagagagagaggttcatgcTGTGGTGTGGTACTCACATAGCTGATGATTCCATCTTGCTGCACTTCCAGAAGATGAGGGTGAGGACGAGAGCGGAGGTGATGACGCCTACCGCAACCACAATGTACACCCAGGTGGTGGCCGTCGGGTGCTCGTCACAGatctggccaacacacacacacacacagttgctctTAGACATTCCACAAGGTAAGATGCCAGTTTGTACATGCTAATGTCAGGCGACAGTCATACTTCCCTAGGTTACGTAGATGTAATAGTTTTCGACATGATGCCTCCTCGCCTCACGACTAATTGATTAGTTACTGAGGGGGACACGCCAGTATTTGTTGTCCGTCTGTCCATTCGGACTGCTTTCCCTATGTCCAAAGCGCAGTTGACGTGAGACAGCCAACCATTTTTAGACCTGCGTTGAGAAGTAATGGCCGTCTTGGACTGCCCACAGTAAAGCTTAGTCCGTCCCACCGTTACACATAAGCAACAAGAACTATATACCACCAGGTGATGTTTGCTGACAGTGAATTTATCCTACCCATCAAGTTTAGCCAAAAACGACAAACTGACAGTCAGCGGGAGCGAAGCTTCCACCAGCCAGCCTGACAGTTATTAAGAACAGTTACTCATCCTAGATGACAGTCGTTTTGCAAGCGTACCTGACAATCCTTCATATTCTGGGGGATGTGGTGTTGGAGGCTCTGGTCCGACAGCATTTGGCTGAGTACCTCCCTCGTGAAAACAACTGAACCGTCTATATACACACCCACGCTGAAGTTATAGGCCACGCAGTTGTCCCTTTGACAGTGTAATGGATGGCATGTCTTGATATCGTGGATGTACACCAGATTCGCTCTGTGGGGAGGAAAAATAAAACACTCATGTAAGGGTCAGGTATAAGTTATCAATAGACACTTTTTCCATCATGACATATGAGAATGAATTGTAGATTGAGGAAAATATAGGTTTTTGCCCGCACTACCTTGACGAATGGTGGAAAAAATAACGTATTTTATACTTAGATGAGATGAGCAACACTGAGTGAGGATAACGCTCGTGTCTACGAAGATAAAGATATTAAGAGATAGCGTATATAACTCACGTGACATTCTCCGGGTAATTGTAATGCATATTGTGGAGATATTCGGTGGACATGCTGGCTATAGCGCGCCGGAAGGTGTCGTTGTGGTCGCGccactgtgggagagggaggaacactACCTCAGCCCAAGAAATGATTACAGACACAGTTTTTTTAATTAGATTATGCGAGGGAACGAGGGTAACACAGAGGCAGTGAGTGGCACAGGGGTGACCACAGATGGAGGAAGGCCTACCTCCTGGACGGGGATGCCGTTGATGGCCACGAAGGTCTCGGGCAGGTTGGTAGGGAtgggggaggcggtggtggtgggcgtcTGTGTCGTCACCATGGCTGCGGATGGGAGAGGTGCCTTTcacaagtgagggggggggggggtgagaggcaggtataggtaagagtaaggcaggaaggaaggagtgcataCTTATCTACTTTTAGGAGTACCTCGGCTTAGAGTTTGCCATGAGCCGGGCTAGcttgtagagggagagagagagagagagagagagagagagagagagagagagagagagagagagagagagagagagagagagagtagttaacTATTGACgtgtgtcaatatatatatattagcgataGAATCACCATAGTTCTCAATACATTCGTGAAGAATAGAAATATAAACTTTATATAGCATTTAGATACAACTATATCTAAATAGGAAGGACGGTAATTTTGGAAAGAGAATTGCTGAATAAGATTCTTAAAGGAAAGACACTTGTATTACGTATTGAGGTGTAAGTGAGGTTGAAGCCGGTGGCGTTGAAGACGGAGGTGGTGGAGTAGAAAAAGACGTGGCCCACATCGCTGGGGATGACCACCTGCAGCCCTTCCTGCCGACCGTACAGAAGTAGCTCGTTGCCGCCCAGGATGTCATCGCCTGACGCCGCCACCCGTAGTGTGTAGTTGAACGTGAATGAAAGAATAGATTACTCGATGATTCGACATGTCGTTGCATAATTTAGGGAAGAATTAAGATGTGTTAATTATGAGGCAGCTAAAATGGACAGAGCGATACTGGAGGTTGTGGATGATTAGAATAGAAAAATGTCGTAGCCAAGGAACAGATAATTGACCGAAGGACTAAGAGGGAAGCGTTTATGAAGCAGAATAGGAATGTATGAGGAACCACAAGTTGAT
This region of Panulirus ornatus isolate Po-2019 chromosome 38, ASM3632096v1, whole genome shotgun sequence genomic DNA includes:
- the LOC139760888 gene encoding uncharacterized protein, which translates into the protein MSNYTEGDFLFIGAGDDILGGNELLLYGRQEGLQVVIPSDVGHVFFYSTTSVFNATGFNLTYTSIPMVTTQTPTTTASPIPTNLPETFVAINGIPVQEWRDHNDTFRRAIASMSTEYLHNMHYNYPENVTANLVYIHDIKTCHPLHCQRDNCVAYNFSVGVYIDGSVVFTREVLSQMLSDQSLQHHIPQNMKDCQICDEHPTATTWVYIVVAVGVITSALVLTLIFWKCSKMESSAMAREQYEKEQWEKREDQRRRSSGDVSILGLGTSLASQGSLNSRRFTMPFPKVGKEAQDDDSESLDMSGFREYDPDVGIVDPSHFGLGKEFVRDTQAIHYFTNEAFVSDEEVIYQRDGASCSYTDTDSNDSDDGGALSFHSSERHNKQPTRQIIVPADVHITADAEETAL